The genomic interval CAGGGCGCCAACAAATTCGGTGGCGTTCGGCTTAACTGAAAATAATCTCTGACTTTCTCAAACGACGACCTCTGCCCAGCAAAACACCTGAACTGTTTTTCAAATTGCTGTGTTAATTGTTGCCATTGTTTACCGGAAATATTCAGGCGGATCAGAATGGGAGGAAGTGATTTTGCAATAAATCCACGTTTGTCTTCCCAAATCGCTCTGCCGGTCCAATCCACCAATTCCAGGTAATCGCTTAATTTGAAGGGCAAACCTTCGGGCATGTCTGCTCTGGGATTGCCAACAAAAGGGAGTAAATCACTGGGTTGTTTGGACGCCTTGGCGCAAGTAATACGCATTTGAACGGAGGTATGGTCAGATGTTTCCGGTGTATCAGCCATCCTGGCTCGAATGGGATTCAGATCCACATACGCCATACAGGCGGCCAAGGCCTGTTCGTCGAGCAATGCTTGAGACTTAAACCTGCCCTCCCAGAAACGACCGGTACAGCGATCTTCGGCATTGGCACGCCGGGCGATACCTTCATTAAGCACTGCCACAAACCGACTGATGGAGGTCAGGGTTTTCCGCCACTGGGCCACTAAGGCTTCAAACGCCTGCTGTTCTGCCGGTGAGAAGACATCACCTTTCAGAAACCGGTGGCTGAGTGGTGAGCCTCTGTACAGACGATGCCACCGCATCACAACGTCTTCTGCTGACCATTGCCGGCTTTGGAGTACATTGATATGCAGCACCACATGGACATGGTTAGACATGACGGCATAAGCGCAGATATCGATGGCGAATATCTCACCCAGCCACAACAGTCTATCCTCAACCCACTGGCGGCGATGTTCGTAGCTAATCTGGGTGAGGGCATCAACTCCGCACAGAAACGCCCGACGGACACAGCGGGAAACACAGTGATAATAAGGCGTGGCTTCAAGTGAGATTTGCGACTTCCTTGATCGGGTCATGATCATACATCCTTATACTGATAAATATACAGTATCGAATAGTGCCGGTTGTTGGCGTGAATATCAATAGTTAAGATGGGTGTCCTGTTATGTCTCCGTGTTATGTCTCCGGTGATTCAACAAGCCGCACATTAAAAAGCCCGCGAATGCGGGCTTTAGGATTATTGAGCTTCAATTAATACTAAGCTAGGAAAATCAGAATCATCAACCCAAGCAGACACTTGGGTATTCTCTCCTTTCACATCAATCTGAAGAATCGCGTTTTCTTCACTTGTAGATACCGCTAGTTTCTTTCCTGGTGTGCTGATATATCCATCAAAGACCTGCTCGCACGATTGCTTATCTGAATCATCAATCTGATTCAATAACCTAATCGTTACGTCACCATCAACATATGCTTGTGTACCAATAGAAATACACTTTTCATTGGCAGCAACTAAAACATTATCAATATACTCTGGAACTTGAATATTTTTGCTGGCCAAATCGTATAAAAAAATTATCGCGTTCGGCACAGATAAAGTGACTTCCATTAATTCCCCCGCTTCAATTTCTCTTGCAAAACTTCACCGCCTTGCCTACGCATACAGTTAATGCAATGCGGATAAAACTTTGTTGTTTCACCAAGAGCCTGTGGAGTCTGATGATCCACTACGGCATTACCGTTTTTTGTTCCGGGATCTTTTGTGCCGCACGTATGACAGCCATGCTTTTTCATGAGCTCATTAACTTGTCTCTGCTCCGCTGCCGTTGGTTTGCCCATGTGGCCAGGTATTGATTCTTTCGCATATGGGCCAGGTTTCAGTGTCGATGCTTTCTCTGCACTCTTTGTAACATTTAATTTCTAACTAAAACGAAAACCTCTCACCTGCATCACCGCCTTTTAGAGTCTCACTCCAAGTCAAGCCTAACTTCCTAAGCTCCAAAAAATACTCATCATTTGATGGCCTAGGCCCATTTTGTAGTGCTCTTAAGAACTCGTTAGGCGGCACATAATTGTGCTCTTTTACGTAATGGTAAATTAGGTTGGGAGCCGCATAAACTGCTCCTTTTTCACCAATCACGCGAATTTCTGCACTACCCAATGCAAGACTAATTCCATTTCTCTCTTCTATAATCGTAGTTGTAATTCGGCATAAGTCGCATTCGTGAATACCTCGAGTTTGGGCTATGGAAACCAAACAAAATTCCCATAAAGTTTCCAAAAGTCTTTCTGTAGGCCTTTCGGATTCAAATTGGCTTCTAGCATCTAACCATCCTACGTTTAGCGTTTGATCATTTTTAAAATCTTCGACATAAACATAGGGTGAAAGGTCTACATATTTCGTCATCAAGTTACTCCAAAGGCCTCAAACAAGCGCCACTGTTACAAAAGGCTCCAATTACAGTACTATCATTTTTCATAACGCTTTGAATTTGCGATTTAGTCATATCATTGATGTTGTGAACTGTTACGCCCGGCAAGTCTCCAAACTTGGCAACATCATCGATTAAAAATTGCAATTCTTTCGTCATCGTACCATTAGGAAACCCATGGACACCGGTAAGAATGTCAACTTTATTGTTCTGGTACAGCGCGCGCTGAACCTCACTAGAGACTTGACTTTGAACAATATTGCCATTTGAAGTAACCAATTCTCCGCCAGAACCATTTCAAATATAACAGGACACCCACTTTAAAATAAAAAAAACAAAACAATGCTGATTCGCTACTACCTTACAGAACAAAAAAATCGAATGAATCAGGTTTACTACAGAACCAAACTATATACATCTTGTTCCAAAGCAAACAAAAATATAGTTCTGGCTGACCTGAAGGCGTAGCAGGTTACTTGAGGAACCAGATTTTGAAATAGGGTGCTTGATGGTGTGATATGAAATCAGGTCGCCAACAAATTCGGTGGTGTTCGGCTTAACTGAAAATAATCTCTGACTTTCTCAAACGACGACCTCTGCCCGGCAAAACACCTGAACTGTTTTTCAAATTGCTGTGTTAATTGTTGCCACTGTTTACCGGAAATATTCAGGCGGATCAGAATGGGAGGAAGTGATTCTGCAATAAATCCACGTTTATCTTCCCGAATCGCTCTGCCGGTCCAATCCACCAATTCCAGGTAATCACTTAATTTGAAGGGCAAACCTTCGGGCATGTCTGCGCTGGGATTGCCAACAAAAGGGAGTAAATCACCGGGTTGTTTGGATGCCTTGGCGCAAGTAATACGCATTTGAACGGAGGTGTGGTCAGACGTTTCCGGTGTATCAGCCAGACTGGCTCGAATGGGATTCAGATCCACATACGCCATACAGGCGGCTAAGGCCTGTTCGTCAAGTAATGCTTGAGACTTAAACCTGCCCTCCCAGAAACGACCGGTACAGCGATCTTCGGCATTGGCACGCCGGGCGATACCTTCATTAAGCACCGCCATAAACCGACTGATGGAAGGGTTTCCCGCCACTGGGCCACTAAGACTTCAAACGCCTGCTGTTCTGCCGGTGAGAAGGCATCACCTTTCAGAAACCGGTGGCTGAGTGCTGAGCCTTTGTACAGACGATGCCAGCGCATCACAACGTCTTCTGCTGACCATTGCCGGCTTTGGAGCACATTGATATGCAGCACCACAGGACATGGTTAGACATGACGGCATAAGCGCAGATATCGATGGCGAATATCTCACCCAGCCACAACAGTCTATCCTCAACCCACTGGCGGCGATGTTCGTAGCTAATCCGGGTGAGGGCATCAACTCCACACAGAAACGCCCGACGGACACAACGGGAACACAGTGATAATAAGGCGTGGCTTCAAGTGAGATTTGCGACTTCCTTGATCGGGTCATGATCATACATCCTTATACTGATAAATATACAGTATCGAATAATGCCGGTTGTTGGCGTGAATATCAATAGTTAAGATGGGTGTCCTGTGTTATTTGATCGGGTCATACTCATACATCTTTATACTGATAAATATACAGTATCGAATAATGCCGGCTGTTGGCGTGAATATCAATAGTTAAGGTGGGTGTCCTGTGTTATTCATTTGGCAAACCCAATTCTTTGGTAACTTGGCACCCAGTTTAACGATTGGATGCCACCTGATTTTAACTATAAATAAGAAGGCAGACACTGTGGACCGGGCTTGTTCAACAATGGAATATGTCGCGGCTATCGCGCGACATATTCTTATTTGTTAGGCATTGGTCAAAATTCCCTTTGATGTACGCTCAAAACCTGCCATCACCCGTGCCACTTTATCATCTACAGTTTCCTCCCCCTTACCAAAGCCAACAAACTGGATTGGATACTTGCCCTTAATATTACCTAGCATTAATCTTCCAAGCAGCTTAGACGCCATTGAATTGTCACTGAATTCTAACCTTAAGCATCTTCGAATTCCTGCAGCCAGTAGGTCCGCTATTTGTACTGACATGTCTAATTTTGAGTTCGGAAAATCAATGTCATCTCTTATCATTTTCCCAATATTAACGCCGCTCGATAATTTTTTGCCATACGCCTCTTCGATATACTCAGGAACTTCACCATCAGAATATATAAATGGATTCATATGATTATAATCTGCCCCTTCAAGAAATATCATAGGTTCGCTAAATGATATTGATTGCAGTATCGGACATATGACTTTCTCGAATGATTTCTCATATACTGATTTTGTGGTGTTCTTTTGATCAATTCTCCATTTGTATTTCCGTAAGGTATAGGGATCACGTTGAACATAGTATAGAATTGCCCGATGAAAAATGTCGCCAAATAGAGCAATTTGACATTGGAGCTGGGCATATAACTGCGGTGAAAGAGACTCTATTTCATCAGCCAGGATAGTTATACCTTTTTTCCCTTCCTCGTATATCATCCTAGGTACATTTTCACGTATTTTATTTGCTTGCACTGTGCGATGCTCTATCAGAGCATCATTGGTATTGATATGTGAATCAGTGGCTACCGCAAAAAGCACTCCATTAAGCTTGGAAAGATCAATTAAAAATTGAAAATAGTTTCTTTCCGTTACATTTTTCAATTTAATTTCTTCATAGTCATAAACACCATTGGCTCGCTTTAATTTCTTAAGAGCAGCGAACGAACGGGACTTAATTCTTTCCGAGAATACATAAGCAGCCACTACACACCATGAGTTTGTAGTATTTGAACTTACAAATGAACCTGATTCATCAATTGCAATTATCATCGTGTATATGTATATGCCTAACGCCCGCAGCATGCGCGGCTTTGAAATGGAAGCGAAGCCGCAATGGAAAAGTCGTCGCCGTGCCTGCGATTGTTATGTTTTCTTACGCTTCATTTTTATTCCGCCGGCTCCGATCTCGACATACTCCCAGTCGGAAAACAGGCTGATCGCGATCGTTCCACCAACAGCTACTATCAAAGTCACAATGGTTGACGTTGCTACACCAGCAAATGCTGCGACCGCCCCCGCACCAACTGGACCAGTTGTAATCACAAGAGGAACGGAGGCGATAATTCCTCCTACCGCGGCAGGCCCCCAAGATTTGGCCAGCTTTACAGCCTTTAGCTTTTTGACCAGATCACCATCACGCGTGATTATCTCGTTAGCATCAGACTTCATTGCTGCTTTCAATTCACTAATACTGGACACTTCTTTGGTCATTTTCTTAGCTCTCCGACAAGAACATAACGCCCGGCTCACCGAGCAAATTTTTGATGGCGACTTTTTTGCGTGTTTTTGAAAAAAGGTGACCGCGGAAATTTGTCCGGTGCAGCCGTTTGTTAGGTTTCACGCTCTAGGTATCCCGCTGCCATGAAGTTACCACCAACCCCTGCACCAACTAAAACCATAATATTGGCAAGTAATTCGATACCCCATAGAAACTCTGGATTTTTTACTTTGCAGTAAGCAACACCCAATGCCGCTAGGCCAGCAGACATTACGAGTAAAAATAGGCCTCTATTTTCTCTGCGCCAAGACACCTGCAAAAAGGTTGTAAAAACACACCACCAAATGATGAGCCAAGCCCAGAACGGTGTGGTGAGATTCAAAAACACACCAGCAACGGGAAAAAGAAACAACCCGAGAACTACGCTTGCAAACCATTTCGTTTGATTTTGAGTCATTCGATATCCTTGATAAAAACCTAACGCTTCCGTTTGCGGTTGGTTGGCGCGGAGCAGAAACCAATCCGAAACACGGTTTTGTTAGTTTTAGTCCACCCACGCCGCAGACTCTAAAAATTTACAGTAACGAGCCGTTGCTCCTGCATCCAATATACTACCTTCTCTTTCCCTATGAGCTTCAACTCGGAGAAAATAGCCTTCCAGTATTTGGAGCGCGTTTAGACGAGCAATATCTTTTAGAAAATCTGATTCCAAATCAATATCATCAGTCACTATTGCCGTTAACTGCTTTAGCGCCCAAAGAGCCGACTCATCATCAAAAGCCTCTTCAGTCATCCAATGATCTAGTTCAACGTTTACATCTAGATCAGGGCAAAGCTCTTCCGAATACAAGTTCGAAGAAATAAGTAACGCTGATATTAGGATAAGCTTCTTCACATTCACCTTCAAAAACTAACACAAAGCACACGGGCGGAAAAACGCGTTAGCGTTTGACGTCCCAGCAGCCGCAGGCTGCGAGTGATGCGCCTTGTTAGGGATTGGCTGAATGCTGCTGTTTAATTATTGCATAACAAAACTCGCAAACCAGACTGAAATTATTAAATGCTCTGAACGCCTCAGTCATTTCACCTTCGTTAAGAAAAAACTCCTCACAGGCACCACACCAAGCTTGTAAGTCATCAGGTTCGGAGCTGTTTTCAATGAAACCCAAAACACATTCTGTTTTTTGCAATAAATGGCAACATACGACGGCAGAGTTTACCGTACCATGTGTACCACATTTTATAGTTGAATTATCAGCCTGAGCCATCATGAACCCTAACGCCCAACTCAGCGGGCAATTGAAGCGCAGCGCAAATTGATCCGCTGCAGTTGTTTGTTATGCACTCGCACCCACAATTACGACTCTTACGCTAATGCATCCCTCTGGAGTTACTCTTTCTCCTTCCAGATCACTCACCATCCCTTCAGGATTTGAAATATACAAATCAGGATCATAAATAACACACCAAAGGTGGTTAGCATTCTTGTGTTTACGATAATGTTCAATATCAATTATCAATTCATCACCGACTTTAGACGCGTGATTCTTATTTCTTACTCTCTTTGTCTCAATGACAAGATTATGCGCTGGCAATAGAAAGTCCATTCGAGTATTTGAACCAGCATAACTTGGACAAAACTCCTCTGGACGTATATCAGATATCCATGGGCGCAACAATGCATGCAGCAAATCTTGAATGTCATATTCAGAGGCGAACACCAAAGGCTGAGCACCTTTTCTTCTATGTATTAATGGCTGCATTGCTCTCGGAAGCCCCCTAATAATTATTCTTAGGAGCTCTTCTAACGAAGAGGGTTTTCGACCTTCTATTTCACTTCCCCTGATCGGCTCAACATCGATAGGTTCCGCCTGTCCAATTTGAATTACTCTGCCACCCCTAAAATAGCGAAAACCATGCTCTTCAAGCACATTTACTAAACGTTCTTTTCGCTTGTTGTACTCCTCGACTGGATCACGTGTTTCAATTCCATGAACGTTACTAAGTGAATCCGAGCTCGACGAGGGCGGAAGATCCATGAATTCCTCTATTAGATTCCCAAGAACTTTTAAACTATTAACCTCTGGGTCGTTGCCAGCTCGTTGCAACCATGTTTTCCATTTTGTTTG from Gynuella sunshinyii YC6258 carries:
- a CDS encoding transposase is translated as MTRSRKSQISLEATPYYHCVSRCVRRAFLCGVDALTQISYEHRRQWVEDRLLWLGEIFAIDICAYAVMSNHVHVVLHINVLQSRQWSAEDVVMRWHRLYRGSPLSHRFLKGDVFSPAEQQAFEALVAQWRKTLTSISRFVAVLNEGIARRANAEDRCTGRFWEGRFKSQALLDEQALAACMAYVDLNPIRARMADTPETSDHTSVQMRITCAKASKQPSDLLPFVGNPRADMPEGLPFKLSDYLELVDWTGRAIWEDKRGFIAKSLPPILIRLNISGKQWQQLTQQFEKQFRCFAGQRSSFEKVRDYFQLSRTPPNLLAP
- a CDS encoding DUF3800 domain-containing protein, yielding MIIAIDESGSFVSSNTTNSWCVVAAYVFSERIKSRSFAALKKLKRANGVYDYEEIKLKNVTERNYFQFLIDLSKLNGVLFAVATDSHINTNDALIEHRTVQANKIRENVPRMIYEEGKKGITILADEIESLSPQLYAQLQCQIALFGDIFHRAILYYVQRDPYTLRKYKWRIDQKNTTKSVYEKSFEKVICPILQSISFSEPMIFLEGADYNHMNPFIYSDGEVPEYIEEAYGKKLSSGVNIGKMIRDDIDFPNSKLDMSVQIADLLAAGIRRCLRLEFSDNSMASKLLGRLMLGNIKGKYPIQFVGFGKGEETVDDKVARVMAGFERTSKGILTNA